The sequence AGGCTGTCAGCTACTTTTGTTGTGAAACCATTCTCAGCTATTTTTCGATAGTATTTTTGAGAAGGTTTAGTATTAGCATCTAAAGTTGCTTTGTAAAACGGAATCCAGGCTTGAAGGCCAGCATAATGATTCAGCAAATCTTTGAAAGTGATATTTTCTTTGTTTGTTTTAGCAAAAAACGGCACCATATCTTTTAGTTTGGTGTCCAGCGTTACTTTGTTTTTATCGTACAATTGCATCACATTTGGCAGAGTCGAAATCATTTTTGAAATCGAAGCCACGTCATATAAATCTGAATTGGTTACTGTTTTCCCGTTGTCATAAGTTTGAGTTCCATACGATTTCTGAAAAATTACGCTTCCTTTTCTTGCCACTAAAACCTGCATTCCTGGTGTCATTTTTCCGTCAATTGCTTTTTGTGCTACAGCATCAATTTTAGACAAAATAGCTGGATTCATATTTACATTTTCTGGAGCTGTAAATGCTAATCGATTTAGTTTTTCTGTAGTTAGACCATCATTTACATGAAAAGCATCATTAATCGAAACAGGCAGTTTTCCTTTAGCTTCAATGGCTCCAAAAAGCAATTCTGCAGAAACTACTTGGCTAATATCCGAGTTTTGGTAGGAAACTACTAAACCTTCAATATCATCAAAGTTATCAATTGACAGAAGTGAATACGGTTTGGCAAAAACATCCAAAATCACTCTGTTGTGCTTTGCAATTTCTTTCAGCCAAAGCATTTCTTGTAGCGTGAATTCTTGTTTTTCCCAAGGCTTATTTACTTTATGAAAGCTGATAATAACCTTGTCAAACTTTTTTAATTCACTATTCAAACTGTCAAGATTGGTGTCTTTAACTTCTGTAATATCAGTGTATTTTTTTAAAGTAGAAATGAAAGTGCTGTTGGTATCTTCACCCAATTTTACGTAAGCAATTTTTTCGCTTAAATCTTTTATTGGAAGTACTTCTTTTTCATTTTTTAAAACGGTAATTGCATTTTCATACAATTTATAATGCAAAGCATCATTTTGCGTCGGATTCAAATCTTCATACAAATTATTTAAATCAATTGGTTTGTATTTGTTCAATCCTGCTTTGTATTTATAGTGCAATATTTTTTTTACAGAATGTGCTAGACGTTCTTCTGTAATTACTTTTTCGTTGTAAGCCACTTCTAGTTTTTGAAAAGCGACAGGCACATTTTCTGGGCAAAGCAAAATATCATTTCCAGCTAAAATTACGGCTATTTCCAAATCGCCTGGACCTTTGAAATTAGCTGCGCCTTTCATCGCTAAACCATCAGTAAAAATCAATCCGTTGAAGGCTAATTCTTTTTGAAGCAGGTTCGTAACGACATTATAAGAAGCCGAAGAAGGACAATTTGGCTGTGATTCTAAACTCGGGATATTAAGATGCGCAACCATTACAGAAGCTAAACCTTCGTCGAATAATTTTTTGTATGGATATAATTCTACCAATTCTAGTCTGTCTTTAGAAAAATTAACGGTAGGCAAAGCTTTATGCGAATCGGTTGAAGTGTCGCCATGTCCAGGAAAATGTTTTCCAGTGCAGAAAACGCCGTTTCCTTGAATTCCTTTCATCAAGGCAATCGCTTTTTCGCTTACGTTTACTTTATCTTCACCAAAAGAACGGTTTCCGATAATTGGGTTTTTAGGGTTTGTATTAATATCTAAAACAGGAGCGAAGTTGAAATGAACACCGATTCTTTTGTTTTCGGTGGCCATATTTTTTCCCACTTTTTCAATTAAGCTCAAATCTTGAATCGCACCCAGAGTCATGTTCCAAGGATAACGATAAGTTGAATCCAAACGCATGGCTAATCCCCATTCGGCATCAATACCAATCATCAAAGGAACTTTTGATTTTGATTGATACAAATTGGTCAATTTTGCCTGACGAACGGGTCCGCCTTGAAAGAAAATAACATTTCCTATTTTGTAATCTTCAATAAGTTTGCTGATTTGATTAACGTGTGCAGAATCTTTATTAGAATAAGCAGAAACCATAAATAGCTGACCAATTTTTTCCTGAACCGTCATTTTGTTGTAAATGCTGTCGACCCAAGCCGTTTCCTGATCAGAATCTTTAAAGAATGTCTTTTTTTCAGCGGTATTTTTTTGGACATAAACAACCGTGTCCTTCAAAGGAATGCCTTTTTTGGAATCGGTTACGCTGTTTTTTTTAGAAGCACAATTGGTAATTAAAAATATAAAAGAGGCGTATAAACTGATTTTTATGAATGAATTTTTCATGTGATTTTTTTTAAAATCAAATTTGAATTTTAGCATCAAATCCAAATCGATTAATCAATATTGAAAAGCTGATTAGAAGCTTATTTTGTCACTCGTTTTGGAGCTTGTAATGTATAAACCTAAATACGTTATTAATCCGTTTAGTACGATTAATTCGTTATCAAAAACATATCCTGCAAAAAGCAATTTCGAGTTTTCATTTATTAGATAAGTGAAAAATGGTGATAACAAACAGATTATCGGTACGAGTTTGTCATGGACATTTCTAGATTTTTGGAACAAGCCAAAAGCATATAATCCTAGCAACGGCCCATAAGTGTACGAAGCGACTTTAAAGATCATTCCCACAACAGAACTGTCGTTTATTGCATTAAAAACCAAGATGATAAAAAACACTAAAACTGAGAAACTGATGTGTACTAAATGTCTAATTTTTACCGTGTTTTTTTTGTGACTGTTTTCTGCTTTGTCCATTCCTAAAAAGTCAACACAGAAAGAAGTTGTTAAAGCTGTTAATGCCGAATCTGTAGTAGCAAAAGTGGCAGCAATGATTCCTAATAAAAAGACAATTGCAGGAATTAGCGCTAAATGATTTAAGGCAATTTCTGGAAATAGTAAATCGGTTCTTGGTTTTCCTGTAACCAAATCAGTTGGAATTGAAATGCCGTTTTTGTTTGCGTAGATGTACAAAAGCGCTCCAACGCTCAAAAAGAAAATATTGATTACTACAAATATTCCTGTAAAAGTGAACATGTTTTTTTGCGCTTCGCCAATGTTTTTGCAGCTCAGGTTTTTTTGCATTAAATCCTGATCCAAGCCTGTCATGGCAATCGTTACAAACATTCCGCCTATAATTTGTTTTATGAAATGGAATTTGCTTCCCATAAAATCATCGAAGAAAAATATCTTAGAATAATTGCTGTTTTTCACTTCTTCAAAAGCGCTGATGGCACTTAAATCCATTCGGTCGCAAATGAAATAAATGGTTAAGAAAACCGAAGTAACCAAGAAGAATGTCTGCAGAGTATCCGTAATAATAATCGTTTTTAGTCCGCCTCTGTACGTGTACGAGAAAATAAGCAATAAAGAAATCAAAACGGTAAAAGCAAACGGAACATGATAGAAATCAAAGACAAAACGCTGTAAAACAATAACAACCAAATAAAGTCTGAATGCCGAGCTGATTGTTCTGCTGATCAGGAAAATAGAAGCCGCTGTTTTATAACTGAAAATACCCATTCTGTGCTCGATATAACTGTAAATCGAAGTCAGATTCATTCTGTAATACAGAGGCAGCAATAATTTTGTAATTACAATAAAACCGAGTGCGTTTCCTAAAACAAACTGAAAATATTTGAATTGTTCACCACTTGCTGCACCAACCTCGCCCGGAACCGATATGAAAGTAACTCCAGAAAGAGCCGTTCCAATCATCCCGAAAGCAACTAAATACCATTTTGAATTTTTATTGGCAGTAAAAAAAGCTTGATTGCCGCTATCTTTCTTGCTTACTCTGTGCGAGATATAGAATAATGTTCCGAAATAAATGATAATTAAGAGAAGGATGGTGCTTGGTGTCATTTTGTTTTTTGGTGTTTGATTCTTTTATAAAACTATAAAAGATTTTAAATAGTTTCGGTTTTGCAGATTTTTATTTTTGTGCCTGTAAAACTGCTCGTACGCTTTTGTGTTTATGCAATAATTCTTCGGCTAAATCATATTCGATATCCAGCTCTTCCATGATCATTTTGATACCTCGTTTTACCAGTTTTTCATTTGAAAGCTGCATATCAACCATTTTGTTGCCTTTCACTTTTCCTAATTTAATCATTACTGAAGTAGAGATCATGTTTAGGGTCAGTTTTTGAGCCGTTCCCGATTTCATTCTTGTACTTCCAGTTAAAAATTCTGGGCCTACAATTAATTCAATAGGATAATCTGCTTCTTGAGCAATAAGTCCATTGCTGATACAAGAAATACTTCCTGTTTTTACGTTGTGTTCTTTGGCTTTTTTCAGAGCTCCTAAAACATAAGGCGTGTTTCCAGAAGCCGCAATTCCGATAATGAAATCAAGACTTGAGATTTCAAATTTTTCTAAATCTTTCCAAGCTTGCTCGGTGTCATCTTCAGCATTTTCAACTGCTTTTCTAATAGCAGTGTCGCCACCAGCAATAATTCCGATGATCATATCATGTGGCACGCCAAAAGTCGGCGGACATTCTGATGCATCTAAAATTCCGATTCTTCCTGAAGTTCCTGCTCCAATATAAAATAATCGGCCACCCAATTGCATTTTCTTGACAATTGCTTTAACGAGTTTTTCAATTTTAGGAATTTGTTCTTCAATAATATTCGGTACTTTTTTGTCTTCTGTATTAATGTTTGTAAGAAGTTCTTTCACGCTCATTTGATCCAAATCTTTGTACAAAGATTCTTGTTCAGTTTCAGGATTTTTATTTTTCATTTTTCTCTTTTTTTTTGATTTTTGAAACCAAATTCTTTCGAATAAGGACTTCGTTTTTTTGCATTAATAGTCTCTATTTTATTGAAAAAATAGTGGAATTCGTGTGAATTATTGAATTAAGGGATTATTTGTAAATCAGGTATTTTGTTCGCATTTTTTTGAAAGCTTCCAAGTCTTTCTGCCAAGTTTTTCTTATGGCAACTTCAGAAACACCGCTTTCAATTTGCTGTTGTAATTTTTTTGTTCCTGCAAGCTTGGTAAAAAAAGCATTGAAGAATTTTGTTTTGTCGCTCGTATTTTGATACGCTTTAATCAACCATTTTAATTCGAGTTGTTTTAGTTTTGGATATTTTGTTAAATCCTCACCAAAACATTCTTTTCCGTTGTATAAAGGATCTTTTGCGCCAAAATTTGGTTTCGGCGTAAAGCGGAAATTGGTTTTGGCTAAATAGGGCGAGCCATAAATTTGAAATTGTGTTTCAGTGCCACGGCCCACGCTTACATTTGTTCCTTCAAAAAGGCATAAACTCGCATAAAGATTGATTGATTGGTCATTCGGCAAATTCGGAGATGGTTTAACCAATAAGCTGTAAGGCATTGTGCGTTTATAATCCAAACATGGAATAACAGTTAATTTGCATTGCGCACCATCCTTCAGCCATTTTTCACCATTTACCATTTGTGCATATTCTCCAATCGTCAGACCGTGGAGAAGCGGAATAGGGTGCATGCCGACAAAACTTGTAAATTCTTTTTCTAAAAGCGGACCGTCAACGATGGAACCATTCGGATTTGGTCTGTCAAAAACAATAAGCGGAACGTTATTTTCTGCGCAAGCTTCCATCACATAATGAAGCGAAGAAATATAAGTATAGAATCGTGCACCAACATCTTGCAGGTCAAAAATCATGACGTCAATTCCTGCTAATTGCGCTGGTTTTGGCTTTTTATTGTCGCCGTAAAGTGAAATAATTGGCAAACCGGTTTTTGGATCTTTTCCGTCAACAACATGTTCGCCTGCATCAGCAGTTCCTCTGAACCCGTGTTCTGGAGCAAAAATAGTCTGAATGGCGATTTTTTTCTCTAAAAGAAAATCAACCACATGTGTTTTGTCAGACAAGATTCCAGTTTGATTCGTCACAATTCCAACTTTTTTATCTTTTAAAATCGGAAGATATTTTTCGTAATTATCTGCACCAGTTTTAATTACAGAAGCATTGATTTCCAATGAATTCTGATTTTGAATTGTTGAAGAATGAGACGGAATACAAAATAGAAATGCCGCAACAAAAGCGCTTTTTGCTATAAATTTTATCATTTTAAATACAGTTAATTGTTAAGACAAAAAAATTGACAAAATAAAATTAAGATTTTATCGGGATGTATATGAATGTTTTAGGTAGATTGGGGGAAATCTAAAAACTAATATTGTATGGCCTGAATTATTCAGGTGAGAATCTTATTTTGTCTTTTTGTCTGTCACGATGTGTTTAAAAAAGAATGTTTTTTAAATACTGCCCCCAAAAAACATGAAATTTTGGAGGCAGTTTTACTATTGATTTTTCAGTTTTTACTGAATTACCAGCCTGGGTTTTGTTTTAATGTTACACCTTCAGCCAAGTACAAATTGATGTCATTTGTTGGAATTGCACTTAGGTAATTTTTAGGTGATACAAACAATCTTGTTACACCTGCTGCGTAAGGAATTACATATCCTTGTGCATTTACTTTTGTTTTAGTATTTCCGCCTATCAAAGAAACTATTCTAGCTCCTAAAATAACATCTGGATTAGCATTAGTGTCTAAATAATCTCCTTTTTTCCAACGAATAAGATCTTCTTTTCTCATAGAAGTCCAGCTCATGAACTCAATTCTGCGCTCACGACGAATCTCATATATAATTGGACTAACAATTCCGCTTATTTGCTCTAACGCAGATGTTCTTTGCGGATCATCGATTTGTACACCATTAGCAAAAGCATTTGTGCCATCTGTAGTCAAAATAGCTATTCCTGCACGTGTACGAACTTTGTTGATTGATAAATTAAGATCGTTGTTAGTAATTGTGCCTAATTCAGCACAAGCTTCAGCATAATTCAAATAAACCTCGCTTAGTGTAAAGATAGGTGCATCAATTTGATTTTGTCCAATTGTTGTAACCTCTGTACCTGTTGCAGCTGGGTTATTGTATAGTTGAATTACATAACCTGTTATAGAGGTCAAACCATTGAAAGGTTTGTCAGAATAAGCATAATCTACATTGCTGAAAGCTTTAGCAAATCTTGGATCTCTGTTGGCAAATGTATTGGCAATAGTAGCATCACCTAAATATTGAGCATTTCCTGCTTGTTTGATAGGCAATCCATTTGTAGTTACATAACTTTCTGCAGCGAATTTTGTCAATCCGTTTTGAACAGTAGAGGTATTGGTGTACGCTTGAATTCCATTTCCTAAAACACCTTTAATGTATCTTTTTGTCAAAATTACTTCACTGTTTCCTAATAGCTCAAGAGAATTGTAAAGTGCTTTCCAATCTGCATTTAATTTATAAGAATTGTTGTTCATTACAGCTAAAGAAGCATCTTTTGCTTTTTGAAGATAAGCATTTCCATTTTGACCTAGATTGTATTTTCTGTAAGTACCTTCAGTTAAACATACTTTGCTTAATAATGCATAAGCAGTGTATTTGTTTACTGTAATATTACTGTCATCAACGTTTAATAACATTGGAATTGCTTCTTCCAAATCTTTAATAACATTGTCCATAACTTCTGCTCTTGAAGAAGCTGGTTTGTATACATTAGGATCGCTTTGAGCTAAATATTTATCTGTATACGGTACATCGCCAAATTGCTGTGCTAAACGGAAATAGGTATTAGCTCTAAAAAACTTTGCAACACCTATATAGTGATTTTTCTTCACCTGATCCATAGGTACATTTGGTACTCTTTCTAGCATCAAGTTACAACGGCGAATCAAAGTGTAATATTCGTTCCAGTTTGCGTTAGTTGCATTTGCAGCAGTTGGAAAGTTCGTAAAAACGTTCATTGCCAAGTTGTCATCTATTAATCCGGTAGACGTAGCGTGGAAGTAAAAGTCGGCCGTAGTACCAGCATTATTTCCGTACCCATTGAAGGTATTATAGTTTAGCCAAGAATATGTTTTTACGTTATTTTCTGAAGTCCAAAAATTGTCGTCTGTAAACACATCTTCTGGAGGTGTATCCAAAAAATCTGAACAGCTAACAGCTAGACTCGCAAAAGTTAGCAAGGCCACTGATAGTTTTATCCTAGAGTTTATTATTAGTTTTCTCATTTTGATTAATTTTTAATTTTTAATACCTTATTTAGAACGCAATTTGGACACCAAATGACCATGTTTTAGAGTAAGGGAAAGTTCTTCCCCAAGCTGCTTCAGTTTCATTGATTTCAGGATCTACTGGTAATTTGCTGCTTTTCCAAGTAACTAAGTTTAATGCTGAAATATACGGTCTAATTTTGTCGATGCCAGCTTTTTGAGTAATGCTTTTAGGAATTGTATATCCAAGCGTTACTGATTTTAAACGTAAATAAGACATGTCTAACAAATAGCGTGATTGCGCCACAAAGTTGTTTGATCCAGGTGCATAAGCTCCAAAAGCATTTCCTGAATGTCCTGGGTATGGATTAGGGAAATAAGCATCTGTGTTTTGTGGTGTCCAGTAATCATTCTGGTTCACATACATAGCATCAGTTCTGTTATAGAAAGGTAAGATTAGATCTGAAGTTGCCCAATATTGACGTTTACCTACTCCTTGGAAGAAAGCATCAATATCAAATCCATATAAAGCACTTCCAAGACGGATTCCGTATTGGTAACGAGGCGTTGTATTACCAATTACTTTTAAATCTCCTGGCTTAAGAGCTGTTCCATCTCCTCTTGTGATTACTCCGTCTCCATCTAAATCTTTGTACATTACATCTCCAGCGCCAAATTTGAAAGCACCTGTTCTTACGTTTTTATAATCAACGCCATTTACGATTAATCCTGTAGCATCAACTTGATCTGTAGATTGAATTAAGCGGTCTGTTTCTAATCCCCAGATTTCGCCTAATTTTTGACCTGCATAAAAAGATCCTAAAAGTTTAGAAGAGTTGTTCCATTCTGTTACTTCAGTAGTATTGTCAGAAAGGGTAAGATCAGCATAAACATTGATATCTTTGTTTATTTGTTTATTAAAGTTAAGCGCTAACTCCCAACCAGTTGTTCTTAAATTTCCTGAGTTTGTATTCGCTGCAGTTTGACCAAATGAACCTGGAAGTGTTTTTCCTGGAGCTAACATTCCTTTAGTATCACGTTGGTAATAATCAAATGTTAAACCTAACATATTAAAGATACGAATATCAATACCAATATCTTGAGTAGTTACTTTTTCCCAAGTTAAATTAGGGTCAACATTTGAAGGTTGATTAACAGAAGGAGGAATAGTTGAACCACTACCTAGCCAAAAAGGATTAGAGTTGGTCATAGTTGGCAAAAAGGCATTGGCAGCAATATTTTGATTTCCGATTGAACCAACAGATCCACGGATTTTCAAATCATTTAACCAGCTTTTTGTGCTTTCCATGAAACTTTCTTCCGAAATTCTATATCCAACAGAAGCAGAAGGGAAGAATCCCCATTGCTCATCTGAAGGGAATTTTGACGAACCGTCATAACGTCCATTTAGTTCCAATAAATATTTTCCTTTGTAATCATAATTCACACGTGCAAAGAAACCAGCAATTGCATATCTTGATAAACCTGGATTTAAAATGTCATTAGACGAAAGAGGCGAAGTAAATTGATCACCAATAGCTAAGTTAAATTCTGGTTTTGTTTTGTCTAGAAGTGTATTTCTACGAGCATACGTTCTTTCGAAATCATACCATTCTGAGTTCAAACCACCTAATACCTTGAAGTTGTGGCCTTCTCCTAATGTTTTAGTATAATTTCCAAAAATGTTTGCTACATTTCTTGTATATGATGATTTAGCTTGTGCCACAAAATCGTTTGCACTTTCCATCATGGTAGGTTTTCCTGCAACTAAGTCGGCAGCACTTGTCCACCAGTCCCAAAGAGGTATTTGCCCACCGTTCATTTTTAGGCTTGAGAAATTATTGTTGATACTGTATTCTCCAACGATATTAAAGTCTTTCGTGATTTGAGCAGTAAGTCTTCCACTGATCCTCATATCATTTGACTTGCTTTCGTTTTGACTTGCGTTTGCCATATATCCTGGCGCATGTCTGAAATAAGTACCATTGTAAGTACCGTAAGGGAAATAAGAACCCCAACGCATGTAATATCCAAAATATCCGTTACCAGCAGTATCAAGACCACTATTATAGTAGTTGAAAGGAGAGTCATATTCTTGGAAAGTTCCTAATACTTTAAAGTCTCCTGTAAGCCAGCTCGCCAATTGTGTTGTAAATCCAAGATTAAGATTGAATCTTTGGTTAGTCTCGTTATTGATTTTCATCACACCTTCTTGATTAGCAAGTCCTAACGAAACAATAAACGAACTCTTATCGCCCAAAGAACCTTGAGCTGATAAGTTATGAAGCGTTTGTAATGAATTCTTTTTCAACATTTCATCATGCGGATTCCAAATTCTGTAGAAATATTCTTTTCCGCCAATCACGTCAAAATCTTCTCCTAAGATCATGTTTTTATTGTTAGGATCTCTTGTTGCGGCATATTTTTCTTTCCAGTTGATGATTCCAGGCAATAATGTTTTGTAGTTCATACCAAAAGATTCTGGATTTGCATTACCAGCTCTGGCTTGTGCATCGATCATTGCAGGAAGTTCCACAGTAGGATCATTAAATTGAACCAAAGAAATAGGGTTGCTTATTGCCACATTGTTACTGTAGGCGAATCGTACTTTTCCTTTAGCATTTTTACCGCTTTTAGTAGTAATTAAGATAACTCCAAATGCAGCACGTGCACCATAAATAGAAGCAGAAGCGGCATCTTTAAGTACAGACATCGATTCTACGTCTTCTGCATTTAGCATTGACAAATCGCCAGGAACACCATCCACTAAAATAAGTGGCGATCCTGTAGCTACTCCATTAACAATAGTTCCAGCTCCACGAATGTTCACATTTGATCCCTTGCTTATGTTACCTGAATTATAAGTAATGTTAAGCCCAGGAGTTGTTCCTTGTAAACCTTTTGTGATATCTGTAATAGGAATGCTTCCTAAAGCTTTTTTTACATCTACTTTAGCAACAGCACCTGTAAGATTTGCTTTTTTCTGAGAAGAGAATCCCACAACAACTACTTCATCCAATTTTGCAGTAGCCGCTGCAAGAGAAATGTTAAGTTTTTGTTGTCCTTCAATTTTTACTACCTGAGTTTCAGAACCCATGTAGCTAAAGCTTAGCGATTGTCCCTGCGCTACGTTGATGCTGAAGTTTCCATCAAAATCAGTAGTTGTACCGTTTGGAGTTCCCTGAATCACTACGCTGACTCCCGGTATGGGAAAACCGTCTGCTTTGTTTTTAACAGTTCCAGTAATTGTTTTTGTTTGCCCAAATGTCACTTGAATGAACAAAACCAACAATGAAATAAGGAATAATTTTTTCATAATAATCTGGTTTTTTTTATGGTTGTTGAGCAAATATATTTATTTATTGCATACAATTGCATTTTTTTGTCTTTTTTTTCTAAAATTAACTCAAATAACGCAAAATAACGCAAAATATAATGTTTTAATTAGGCTGCGTTAATAATTAAAATCTTTTAATTTGCGGAATGTTGCATATTCAATATGTGTTTTTTACTATAATTTGAAATAATTGATATATTTGCTCTGAATTTTAACTTTTTAAGAAAATGCTGAAAGCCGAAAGACATCAATATATAATGACTAAGCTTAATGAGGACCAAAAGGTTGTCACGACAGATTTAGCGTTGGCTCTAGATTTGTCAGAAGATACTATTCGCCGAGATTTGAACGAGTTAGACAGCAAAAAGCTGTTAGAGAAAGTATACGGAGGAGCAGTTCAGGTTTCTGAAAAATCGGCTAATATATTTGATATTTATATTTCGGAAGAAGAGCAAAAAAAGCATATCGTAACAAAAGCATTGTCATTACTTCGTGACGATCAAGTTATTATAATGAGTGGTGGAAGCACCAATTTGGTCTTTGCAAAGTTAATACCTGCCGATTTAAAAGCGACAATTTATACGTATAGTCTTCCAATTGCCATGCAATTATCACAGCATCCAAACATAGATTTGATCTTCATTGGAGGAAAAATGCAGAAAAACGCAATGGTAACTATTGGTATGGATGTAATTCAGGTGGTATCCAAAATCAAAGCTGATATTTGTTTCATTGGCGCCAGCAGCATCAATATAAAACAAGGTTTGACTGAGATTGGATATGAAATCTCTATTGTTAAAAAAGCAATGATTGAGGCTTCAGATAAGGTAGTTTCAATGTTTTCTTCGGATAAATTAGATACAAAAATGCCTCATGGCGTATGCGAACTTACAAAGTTGAATACAATTTTAACCGATTTAGATCCGAATGATGCCAAATTAGAAGAGTATCGAAAATCAGGCGTACACATCTTATAAATTATTGTTTCAAAAAGACAAGTCTGCATGTTTTTGCGTTTTTTAAAATTTATTTTGTTAAATAACGCAAAATAATGTAGTGTTTCTCTTTTTTGTATATATATTTGTTAAAGCTTAGCCTTTGGCAAAATATATGAATATCATTACTTCATCATTTTACGGTTTATTGGCAGGCTAAATATTGATTTCAACATGATTTATATGCTGTTTTGAGGACAGTTTGAATCTAATGAAAAATGGAATCAAATATTGTAAAAACAACCAAAGCAATAGAACCAGTAAAATGCCCAATTCTCCACAACTAAAAGAACTATCTGCTTCATTAGAAGGAAATCTTTTTCATGATGAGCTTCATAAAAAAATATATTCGACAGATGCTTCTGCTTACAGAATTACGCCGGTTGCGGTAGCAATTCCGAAAACAGAAGAGGATATCGTTAAGATTATTCGTTTCGCATCCCAAAATCAGATTTCAATAACACCAAGAACAGCAGGAACTTCTTTAGCTGGACAAACCGTTGGTAGCGGTATAATTGTCGATGTTTCCAAACATTTTACCAAAATTGTTGCTTTTGATGCCGAAAAGAAAACGGTAACCGTTCAGCCCGGAGTAATTCGCGACGAGCTGAATTTGTTTTTAAAACCGCACGGATTATTTTTTGCGCCAACAACATCAACTACTAATAGATGCATGATTGGCGGCATGGTGGGAAATAATTCTTCTGGGACAACTTCAATTCGTTACGGTGTTACCAGAGATAAAATTGTAGAAATAAAAGCAGTTTTGAGCGACGGAACGCTTGCTGTATTTAAGGATTTAACTTCTAAAGAATTTATTGAGAAAACAAAAGGTGATTCTTTAGAAAGTAAAATTTATAAATCGATTTACGAAGAACTTTCAAGTAAAGAAAATCAGGAAGAGATTTTAAGAGAGTTTCCAAAACCAGAAATTCACCGAAGAAACACAGGTTACGCGATTGATGCTTTGTTGAAATCGGAACTTTTTTCGGGAACGG comes from Flavobacterium sp. KACC 22761 and encodes:
- a CDS encoding RagB/SusD family nutrient uptake outer membrane protein, with product MRKLIINSRIKLSVALLTFASLAVSCSDFLDTPPEDVFTDDNFWTSENNVKTYSWLNYNTFNGYGNNAGTTADFYFHATSTGLIDDNLAMNVFTNFPTAANATNANWNEYYTLIRRCNLMLERVPNVPMDQVKKNHYIGVAKFFRANTYFRLAQQFGDVPYTDKYLAQSDPNVYKPASSRAEVMDNVIKDLEEAIPMLLNVDDSNITVNKYTAYALLSKVCLTEGTYRKYNLGQNGNAYLQKAKDASLAVMNNNSYKLNADWKALYNSLELLGNSEVILTKRYIKGVLGNGIQAYTNTSTVQNGLTKFAAESYVTTNGLPIKQAGNAQYLGDATIANTFANRDPRFAKAFSNVDYAYSDKPFNGLTSITGYVIQLYNNPAATGTEVTTIGQNQIDAPIFTLSEVYLNYAEACAELGTITNNDLNLSINKVRTRAGIAILTTDGTNAFANGVQIDDPQRTSALEQISGIVSPIIYEIRRERRIEFMSWTSMRKEDLIRWKKGDYLDTNANPDVILGARIVSLIGGNTKTKVNAQGYVIPYAAGVTRLFVSPKNYLSAIPTNDINLYLAEGVTLKQNPGW
- a CDS encoding TonB-dependent receptor, producing MKKLFLISLLVLFIQVTFGQTKTITGTVKNKADGFPIPGVSVVIQGTPNGTTTDFDGNFSINVAQGQSLSFSYMGSETQVVKIEGQQKLNISLAAATAKLDEVVVVGFSSQKKANLTGAVAKVDVKKALGSIPITDITKGLQGTTPGLNITYNSGNISKGSNVNIRGAGTIVNGVATGSPLILVDGVPGDLSMLNAEDVESMSVLKDAASASIYGARAAFGVILITTKSGKNAKGKVRFAYSNNVAISNPISLVQFNDPTVELPAMIDAQARAGNANPESFGMNYKTLLPGIINWKEKYAATRDPNNKNMILGEDFDVIGGKEYFYRIWNPHDEMLKKNSLQTLHNLSAQGSLGDKSSFIVSLGLANQEGVMKINNETNQRFNLNLGFTTQLASWLTGDFKVLGTFQEYDSPFNYYNSGLDTAGNGYFGYYMRWGSYFPYGTYNGTYFRHAPGYMANASQNESKSNDMRISGRLTAQITKDFNIVGEYSINNNFSSLKMNGGQIPLWDWWTSAADLVAGKPTMMESANDFVAQAKSSYTRNVANIFGNYTKTLGEGHNFKVLGGLNSEWYDFERTYARRNTLLDKTKPEFNLAIGDQFTSPLSSNDILNPGLSRYAIAGFFARVNYDYKGKYLLELNGRYDGSSKFPSDEQWGFFPSASVGYRISEESFMESTKSWLNDLKIRGSVGSIGNQNIAANAFLPTMTNSNPFWLGSGSTIPPSVNQPSNVDPNLTWEKVTTQDIGIDIRIFNMLGLTFDYYQRDTKGMLAPGKTLPGSFGQTAANTNSGNLRTTGWELALNFNKQINKDINVYADLTLSDNTTEVTEWNNSSKLLGSFYAGQKLGEIWGLETDRLIQSTDQVDATGLIVNGVDYKNVRTGAFKFGAGDVMYKDLDGDGVITRGDGTALKPGDLKVIGNTTPRYQYGIRLGSALYGFDIDAFFQGVGKRQYWATSDLILPFYNRTDAMYVNQNDYWTPQNTDAYFPNPYPGHSGNAFGAYAPGSNNFVAQSRYLLDMSYLRLKSVTLGYTIPKSITQKAGIDKIRPYISALNLVTWKSSKLPVDPEINETEAAWGRTFPYSKTWSFGVQIAF
- a CDS encoding DeoR/GlpR family DNA-binding transcription regulator is translated as MLKAERHQYIMTKLNEDQKVVTTDLALALDLSEDTIRRDLNELDSKKLLEKVYGGAVQVSEKSANIFDIYISEEEQKKHIVTKALSLLRDDQVIIMSGGSTNLVFAKLIPADLKATIYTYSLPIAMQLSQHPNIDLIFIGGKMQKNAMVTIGMDVIQVVSKIKADICFIGASSINIKQGLTEIGYEISIVKKAMIEASDKVVSMFSSDKLDTKMPHGVCELTKLNTILTDLDPNDAKLEEYRKSGVHIL